AGCCACAATCGTTGCAAGAAGTCGCCGCGAGGCTCAGATCCTCCACCACCTGCTGAAGAGAAATGGACTAAACCCCCTTACTGAGGCAATAAACTGGGATCTGAGAAACTACGACGACTGGAGAAGGCATAGCGTGAGGATAATTGTGGTTCGCGGTAAGTTCCACCGCGCACTCAACATCGAGTCTGACAAGATCTACGCATTCTACCAGCATCTGTTGCCCAAAGATAGGGATAGGATGATTGAGAAGCTGAGAATGGTGTGGGGCGACGACGCCGAGGAGATCGTGAGATTCGACGAGTACAGAGCTCATGTGCAGACAGTTTTTCGATGTGCACGTCAGTGGACAAACAGACACGAGTTCTATTTACTGGACAGTAAGTACGACGACGCATTCAGGTACTTCGAACATATATACGACTTCATACATAGAAGGACGAAGTATATAGAAAGTCTCCAATAGCTCTGACGGTGCAGTGATGGTGTGTGCCCCCTTATAAGGGGTGCACCCGGCCGATGATCCATCACGGGATGGTTATACACGGTCATATATTTCTATTAAATTTATTATTTATATATATACTAGAAATATATGACCACTGAAAACCATCTCCTGATTAGAGTGCCCGGGTGCACCATGTCGGCTATATGAAATCGGATGGGTTTCCGAGCCAGATTAATTCCTTTAATATATTGTATAGAGAGCCACTTCATCTCCATGTGTGACCATATTTATACATATTTTGTGTTTATTTTTTTGAGAGACTATGGCTGTGAAGATAGGTAGAAGAGTTTTTATCAGCAAGGCTCAGGCACTAGAGTACTTTTCGAGGAAGCTGCGGGCGATGAAGAACAGGGGGATGTTCTGGGACGATGAGCTCTACGAGCTGTTCAAGCACCACCCTAGGTTCGCCGAAAAGACGCAGAATCTCGAAGTCAAAGGGTTTGTAGTGAAGGATAACCCTTTGAGGCGATCCTCATTCACAGTATATGCTGTTCTAGAGGACGGCAGTGTAGTAGATTTCAGCTATAGAAAGTGTATCGAAAATGCCTTTAATCCAGCCGCAAGGCTACGAATCCATAGGTTGAACGTTATCCAGGCTTTCCGCAGAGCCGTCGAGGATCAGATTATCGAGTTCAAGGAGTCCAGAAGGTTCGACAGATATGTCATACTCGACAATGGTGTTCTGGCCAGAGACGACGAGGTTCACGTGCACCACGAACCTCAATTCGAGGATCTTCTAGAGGAGTTCCTGAGAACAAAGAGGTTGACACTAGAATCAAATACAGATAAAAGAAGCCGAAGATGGGATAAGCTATGATCTAGCAGATGATAAGCTGAAGGAAGAGTGGCGAGAGTTCCACAGAAAGAATGCTAGGCTGAGACTGGTAAAGATCCAGGACCACTACAAGCTTCACGCGGTAAGGACTGCCCGCGGTGAATAAACTATGCCGAAGCTGAGGTTCGGCCCTGCGGGGAAGCCGCTGAACTTGAAGTCCGATATAGTGTATGCCCCGAGGTATCTTAGGAGTCTTGGTTTAAGCAGTATGGAATACGCCGCTGTGCGCGGCGTTAAGATTGATGAGTATAGAGCCCGAATGCTTGGGGAAGAAGCACGTAGAAACGGCGTTGTGCTTAGCCTCCACGCCCCTTACGCGATTAATCTGGCCAGCAAGAATGAGGCGACTGTTAAGGCAAGTATTGAGAGGCTGAAGACAGCTATCGAGGTCTCTGCTATTATGGAGGCCTACGTTGTGGTCTTTCACCCTGGATGGTATGGAAATGCGTCTAAAAGAGAATCACTAGAAATGGTCGTGAAGAACCTCGAACCTGTTGTTGAATATGCTAAGAGTCTTTCTGAGAATTTGTGGTTGGGCGTCGAGACGACGGGAAGGGTAAGCCAAATCGGCGACCTGGATGAGGTCATCGAGATTTGCAGTAGATTGGAGCGCGTTAGGCCGGTCATAGATTTCGCCCACATTTATGCTAGGAGCATGGGTAGATTCATAGTGAGTAAGGATGATGTGCTGAGAGTTATCGATGCTTTGGAGAAAAGCCTTGGGAGAGAAAGCATTAGTCCTCTTCATGTACATTACAGTAAGATAGAATATGGTCGGGGCGGAGAGATTAGGCATCGGACACTAAACGAGGATGGTTATGGACCTGAGTTCAGGTATGTATGTGAGGCGTTGTGCGAAGCTGGAATCGATGCTATTATCATTAGCGAGAGCCCCCTATTGGAACTAGATGCGCTGAAGATGAAAGAGATCTGTGTCAATATTTGCGGCTCGAAGTGTATTTCTGATTGAGCTTGATTTCTCTTCTTGTAGTTTCTATAGTTGTTTTTGAAACATAAGCTAGATGTATAACTAGATATATTGCTATGTCTTGTGGTTTCCTATAGTTGGATCAGTGTCTAAGTACAGTCTCTGTTCTAGTTCTAATACTATATATCAGGTATAAAATATATGGCTGTGCACGCCCACGCCCCTTAGAACCTAGGCCCGCCTGCCGTGGCCACGTAGGTCGAGGGGGTGCCGCCCTTCTCTATTTTGTGTGGATATTGTGTTTTTGTTTTGTATGTGTTTTGTATTTATATACATGTTTTGTATTATATAGTGGGGAAAGATATGGCGAAGAAAAAGAAGGTTAGGCGCGTACAATACTTTCCAGAGATGGTGGTATCTAAAGTACTCAGCAATGACTTTCTGCGGAGTTTAGTTTACCTTGTATATACTAGTAAGGTGCCTGTTGGTGCTGGAGAATTGGCTAGACAGTTGAATCAACTGCTTGGCAGAGACTACAGTCCTGGCTATGTCAGTGTCTACCTGAAGCGCCTTGAGAAATGGGGTGTCGTAAGGCCGTACAAGGATCCTGTGAGCGGTCATCTGCTTTGGTGGCCAGCCGACTCTAGAGTTGCTGAGATGTTGAAGGAAGAGTTCAGCCGATATGAGGTGAAGAAAATACTGCAGTCTGTAGAGGAGATGTAGAATGATTCAGAACAAGAGTATGAATTATGTTGGAGAAGAGATAGATGTATACAAGGATCTGATCAGAAAACTGAAGAAGCTTGCTGACAAGTATAGTATTCAGTATGCTTTGTTGTGGTATATCTATCTACGTAAAGATGTAAAGTTTGGAGAACTGTATAAGCTATATAACTATCTGTCGAACAACTCTGTTGTTCGTGAAGCTACAGTACGTAAGCAGCTACAGCAACTTGAGAGGAAAGGTTTGGTTAGAAGATATGAAGACAAATATGTAGCTCTTGTTGATCCCAAAGACGTTGAAGATCTCTTCGATAGGGATAGAAGTAAGGTTGGTAGAATAGGAGCTGCTATACGCCACTTGAGAATTGAGCAGAAGAACTTGAAGGTTAGTCCGGGGCTGGTATATTACACCAAGCAAGTGATAGAAGCAGCGAAAGAACTGGTACGCAAAGGTAGGAGATCTGTGGCTTTGGACTTGCTTACTCATACTCTACTACCACTACGTGAAAACGAAATACTTTGGCTGTGGCACGGCGACTTATTTGTTTACTACACGAGCAAGACAGGTGCTGCAAGATTTAGAGCAATTAAAAGCGAGGAAATATCGAAGCTCTTACGAAAGCTGGGCTTCTCGGAGGGGATTATGATCTTTCACGTGTTGGGGCATAATGAAGCTTCTAGAATTATACACAAATTGTTCCAAAGGGGGCCCTACAGCTGGCCGTGGGCTAGAAGCGTTAGCTACGGCCTCAAGCAGATAGGTTTGCTACAGGAAATCGATGATTTGTACAAGATTCAGCTGAAGAGAATGGATAATAGGATAGAGCTGACATTGTGGAATCTTTATACGAAGGAGCTTATTGCGAGCTACAGCATCGATTGGAGTGGTAAGGAGTTGCCAGAGCCGTTGAAGGATAGAAGTTATGTTGTAGCAACTGTTCTCGGCAGGCAGCATGTTAAACAAGAGATAGAGGTTGATAGCTACTTCTCAAAGTGGAGTATGTGATTTTAGCCGATATAATGTAACTTGTAATTTCCTATAGTTGTTATTATCATGTGTTTATCTGTAAATTAGAGGAATAAAGAATATGTAGAAAAAAGATGCTCCTGTTTGTATTCCTGTATATATACTGTATACTAGCAGTGTGCGTGCTATTGCTGTTGACTGTTTTCGACGAGCTCTAGGGGCTTCGAGTGGATGTGCTGGATTACGTCAGGCTTGACGAGCAGGAACGAGACTTTTGCGGTGTGTTTTGAGCCTCGAATGACGACATCCTTCAATATGAGAAATCCGTGATCTTTGTTCACGAGAGTCCCTTCGTAGATAACTCCATTTCTCGATACGATTACGACTTGCTCTCCGATCACCTGCTTGATGAACTCTGCAAGGTTCTTAGCTCGTTTTGCTCTTTCTTTGACTTCTAGTTCTACTGTCCTTGATGTGGATGTAGTTGTGACGCGGGATCTAGACATTTTTCTCACTGTTTCTAGAAGTATTACTGCACTATAAAAAAGAGTTCCTATTTATATTATATAGAAAGTGTATCTGGAGTCCTGCGAGTTGAGAGTCAGATACTGATAATCAGAACTACATTGACGAGGTTTAGTACAGCCTAAACCTTTCATGTTCAATTCTTTTCATCAGACCCTCTCATTGGAGTTTTAGTGTAACATAAACCTCTATGGTGATGGTTGGTTTAGCGTTACATAAACCTCTCCATTCTATTCCTATACATAGAATTCGAGAAATGTTCTCCCTTTTCCATTCTTTGATAGATTTTTATACCAGAGCATAAAGATTCATCAACGTAAACTTTATGTATATGAACCTTATCAATGAAGAGCCTATGGTAGAGCATAGGGTTTCATTAATGAGAAGCCTATGTTTTCCCATAGGTTCCTGAAGACTCTCCTCACGCTGAAGAATTGACTATGAGACCCTATGGGAGAACATAGACTCTTCATTCTATTCTAGTTCATATTGCTAGAGCTAATGATATTAAATAGCTATAATAGCAGTTATCGAGAGCTGTTATAGTAGCTATATACATAGTATAAAAGTTGATATGCAAGTATACGTCTAGTATATAGAGTGATATACAGTTTATAACAAAGTTGATAGCTAATGAAAACTGATCTAAGTTCTAACTACTAAGCATTCTAGAATTAGAGCCTTGGGTAGAAAGATAGTGATGCAGTTTACGAGTACTAATGGTTATTTTTGTGATAAAGTAATAGCTCTGAATATGGAGTTTATGAGTAGGTTATGGACACCGAGAGAGATCATGGTGAGAGGGGTAGACACCCTATGCCGAAAAGCAACGCTACAGCTACTCATTAATGTGATGTGTCTAGAATGGAATGTTGACGGATATGAGCGTGGGAACCCATATATATTGCTGTGGGAACCGATAAATATTGTTGTGGGAACAAAGTTTATAAGCGTGGGAACTAAAGAGAGCTAAGGTGAGCCCTATGCCTGCCAAACCCAGTAAATCAAAATTTGAGAAGCTGTTGGAGCTGATAAAGCAAGAGAAACATAATTTGGCACTGAGAGAGCTTGGTAAGGTAAAGAAGAAGATAACGATTGTAAAGAAGCTTGATATAGATTACAGAATTGAGGACAAAGAAAAATTTATGCAAGTGATAGTGCCATCAGAGGGGAGGTATCTGCTGTGGTTGATTGTGAAGAAAGATAGAAAGATAATGCATAGATTTTACTTGAAGCAATCTTCTAAGAAGAGGAAAGGCAATAGCGAATACAATGTCATATCTTGGAGAATACCAGCGGAATTACGGGGGTCGAAGATTCGTCTAAGGGTTTGTAGACTAGAAGAATAATAGCTATAATGATAGCTGTAACAGCTGTAATAGCTGTTATAATGACAGATGTGGAAAATGATATTCAGGCATCCTAAGGCGGTTGAACAGTTGCTTAAGAACAGAGTCGTTGCAACGATGAGAAACTACAAGTATGAAGTGGGCCGAAGGGTACTCATTAAAACTCATAGAGGTGTGTTCTATGGGAGGATTATAGATGTTGTTCCAAACACTCCGGAGAATATACTCAAATTCTATAAAATAAGTGGATTCGGAACTCCAGAAGAATGGTTGATGGAGGCGATAAAGCTCCACGGACGCCTTCCAAAATATATTGTTATTGTTCAGATGCTGTAATGACAGCTATAATGATAGCTCTAGCTGTTATAGCTGTAGCAGCTATAGATAAATCTTATTGAAAACTAATCTGAATTCCTAGCTTACATTAACTATTAGATTTGCCAGAACATAGGTTTTTCATTTGGAGGGAAACTACATAGATTTTTCTTTTCCCCTGAAAAGAATCTATGGGAGTGATGTGGAGAAATGCATAGTTGTGTTGGGGGCGGAAACGAAACAATTATAAGAAACTACAAGTTCACAACTTATTTTTTCTTAGAGTTTGTTTGTAGTAGGTGGGTTGATGAGGCTTAGGTCTAGGAGTACTAGTCTTGCTGTAGCCTATTTGATGCTGATTGTAGCTACATTTGTTGCTGAATCTATACTTGTAACTGCTTTCATAGGCTCTGTATATAGATCAGCATCGTATCTGCCGAGTGTTGTTGAGGGTTTTGGGGGTGGTGTGGTGTATGGAGCATATGCTGTTGGCCCAATGCAGTATAGGGTAGGGAATAGGGTGATAAATACATATGCTCTCTATATATCGCTGGTAAACCCGAATCCAATGCCTACAGAGGTAGTTCTACTGACATATATAACTGGTGAGATACCCTCTGAAAAGGTTGTTGATCTCTTCTCTGTCTACGATATGGAGTTTACATATAGGGATAGCGGTGTTGAGATGGTTAGAAGCAGTCCTAGGTGGTTTCCAGATGCAAAAAGCTATATCTATATGCCTCCACATACAGCTGCTTCACTCACAGTCCCAATATATAGCAGAGTTATCGCTGGAACACCATCTGTTATACTTGCATGTACAAAAACTGGCTGTACAAAGCTTGAGGAGGTTGGCGAGATGAGGCATAGGCCAAGCGGTGAACAGCCATGGATAATCACACGCAGAGATATAGGCGGTGGAGATGCTAGCGGTGGAACACCATTCAGCATCCCAGATCAGTGGAAGTGGGAGGCACGGACAATAGGTGGATATATACATCAATGTGTTCCCCGCTATGGAACCATATACTACACTGGATATACACAGTGTTGTGAACCTAGTATTAGTTCTAGTGGATACTCCTGTAGATCTACGGGTCAAAGAGGTGGCTGTCTCCCTGTTAGTGGTTCAATGCCTAGCTACAGTGCTGTGAATGGCTTTCCAAACAATGTTATAGCAGGTTTCTATGTAACAGATACATCGTTTGACTTCAAGACGCCTGAGACTATAAGGATAGGGAGATATACATATAGACTCTACGGCTTGGGCCTAGGGCCAGGTGTATCAACATGGTATTTGATCCCGGGTAAGTGGAGAGACTATACAGGGACATCATGTCTAGACAGAGTTGTAACGATAACGATAAGAATTACGCCGAATATAGGAAAAAGCGGTGCAACATTTGCAGATGTACTACCCAAGAGCTCAGCAATATATGTCTATGTAGCAACAAAGGGGTATTCAAGCAGTAGCTGGTTCCCACCTTCGAGCCAAAGAGACGAAGTAACTATAACAATCAAGTATAAGGAGGGCAACACCGAGACCTATCTACCCACAATTTCCTCCAGCAATGGATTCGTAGACAACTCTGCAGACTTAGTCTCCAATCCCGATAACTGGAAGATCCGTATGACTGCTAGCGAGATTGTGATCACTATAACCTACCGTATGAGTGGCCCTACAGATTGGCTCTCCTCCCAATGCTTCTCATGGATCAACGAGTGTGGCAGTGGCTCGGGAAGCGATAGAAATGTCAGATTAGCGTTCTACATAGAGCTAATACCATCAGAATACCTATCATAGTTTTTCTATAGATTCTCTCATCCGAGTTCGGGTCTGAACATTAGTGTTTATAACCCTCAAATCCTCAAATTAAGATTGAAAGGCCTCCGAGTAACGCCTAGCGGTACCGGGTTGGGGGATGATCCGCTGGGTTGTTGTGAGGAGGTCACTATTTCAATATCAAACCAATCAGAAAAGACTGAAAGGAAAGAGAAGAGAGTGAAGGAAAAAAGCTATTCTATCTTTAAGAGGTCGTCTAATGTTGTTGTACATGGCACATTTACTTCTTCACACCAAGCTTTTGATACTGTGTATACAGCTTTCAGAGCTCCATCCACATAGAGTGCACCGTCGAGACCAATAAACTTTAGTTGCTCATCATATTTCTCCAGATGTTCATCTATCAGTTCCTTGACAAAAGTGTTTTCTGCCAACTTAAACACGATTATGTATGGCGTTCCTGTCTCTTCTAACAGTTTGTACTCCTCGTACCAGAACCTCATAACTCCTATCTCCATTATGACTACTACCTTGGGATAGCTCTTAACCAGCTGTTCATATCTATTTAGAAATTCGTTTCTCTCGGTGGGGTCTACAGCGTTGTAGAACTCTATGACCATTGACTTGTTTTCGAAATGTATTATTGTCCAGATGGAGTAGTTCTTATACCTACTGGCATATTTCTCTGCTAGTGGAGGCACTATTGCAAGGGTTATATACCACTCCTTCTCAGTACTGTAGCACAGCTTCTTCAGCCAGTAACAGTTGTTGTCGAGGAGAAGACTATAGCATGAATCATATAGAAGTTCGCTGAACCGCTCCCTAACAACTGGACAGGGATCAGAGTAGTTCACCCTAAGTTTCCTATACTCAAATTCAAGTGGTTGTAACCTGAAGCTATCTCTACACATTGGCACTACATAATCATATGATGCTCTATCCATGAGGAACAGCTTGTATACCTCTGCCCATGATAGTGGCTCTGTTATAACAGCCTTCTTTCCACCTTCCTCAACCCTAAGCTGTGGAACAAGCTCTTCTAGAGGAGGTGGCGGTGAAGGTCTCTGGAACAGCATCGGGACTAGATATATAGCTAGTACAGCAACTGTCAATAAAACAGAGATTATCACAGCTGTAAGTATTCTCATTATCTACACCAGTAGATTAGTAAAGCCTAAGACATATATAAGCTATATTCAAAGTATAATACCTACTATTAGTATACCTGTATATTATATAGAGAGTGATTTGAATCTCTATCTATGTTCTG
Above is a genomic segment from Ignisphaera aggregans DSM 17230 containing:
- a CDS encoding Endonuclease IV (COGs: COG0648 Endonuclease IV~InterPro IPR012307:IPR001719~KEGG: dka:DKAM_0986 endonuclease IV~PFAM: Xylose isomerase domain protein TIM barrel~SMART: AP endonuclease family 2~SPTR: B8D5D1 Endonuclease IV~PFAM: Xylose isomerase-like TIM barrel), encoding MPKLRFGPAGKPLNLKSDIVYAPRYLRSLGLSSMEYAAVRGVKIDEYRARMLGEEARRNGVVLSLHAPYAINLASKNEATVKASIERLKTAIEVSAIMEAYVVVFHPGWYGNASKRESLEMVVKNLEPVVEYAKSLSENLWLGVETTGRVSQIGDLDEVIEICSRLERVRPVIDFAHIYARSMGRFIVSKDDVLRVIDALEKSLGRESISPLHVHYSKIEYGRGGEIRHRTLNEDGYGPEFRYVCEALCEAGIDAIIISESPLLELDALKMKEICVNICGSKCISD
- a CDS encoding hypothetical protein (KEGG: pab:pGT5_02 hypothetical protein), translating into MIQNKSMNYVGEEIDVYKDLIRKLKKLADKYSIQYALLWYIYLRKDVKFGELYKLYNYLSNNSVVREATVRKQLQQLERKGLVRRYEDKYVALVDPKDVEDLFDRDRSKVGRIGAAIRHLRIEQKNLKVSPGLVYYTKQVIEAAKELVRKGRRSVALDLLTHTLLPLRENEILWLWHGDLFVYYTSKTGAARFRAIKSEEISKLLRKLGFSEGIMIFHVLGHNEASRIIHKLFQRGPYSWPWARSVSYGLKQIGLLQEIDDLYKIQLKRMDNRIELTLWNLYTKELIASYSIDWSGKELPEPLKDRSYVVATVLGRQHVKQEIEVDSYFSKWSM
- a CDS encoding hypothetical protein (PFAM: Protein of unknown function (DUF3223)), which gives rise to MAVKIGRRVFISKAQALEYFSRKLRAMKNRGMFWDDELYELFKHHPRFAEKTQNLEVKGFVVKDNPLRRSSFTVYAVLEDGSVVDFSYRKCIENAFNPAARLRIHRLNVIQAFRRAVEDQIIEFKESRRFDRYVILDNGVLARDDEVHVHHEPQFEDLLEEFLRTKRLTLESNTDKRSRRWDKL
- a CDS encoding conserved hypothetical protein (KEGG: sid:M164_1607 hypothetical protein~SPTR: Q8V9Q6 Putative uncharacterized protein) yields the protein MWKMIFRHPKAVEQLLKNRVVATMRNYKYEVGRRVLIKTHRGVFYGRIIDVVPNTPENILKFYKISGFGTPEEWLMEAIKLHGRLPKYIVIVQML